From a region of the Castanea sativa cultivar Marrone di Chiusa Pesio chromosome 10, ASM4071231v1 genome:
- the LOC142614269 gene encoding transcription factor MYB114-like translates to MAPKNDGAAKKVMNKGAWTSEEDRKLSEYIEIHGAKRWKTVAAKSGLNRCGKSCRLRWLNYLRPNIKRGNISDDEEDLILRLHRLLGNRWSLIAGRLPGRTDNEIKNYWNSHLSKKINQKEKIPESSATQKPMHQKTCDLAQVDREGARGTGNSEINFDVNEFFDFTTEGSYGLDWVNKFLELDEDPWLTEKRSAL, encoded by the exons ATGGCACCAAAGAATGATGGAGCAGCAAAAAAAGTAATGAACAAAGGAGCATGGACATCAGAGGAGGATCGTAAACTGTCCGAGTACATTGAAATCCATGGTGCAAAGAGGTGGAAAACAGTTGCTGCCAAATCAG GATTAAATCGATGCGGGAAGAGTTGCAGATTGAGATGGTTGAATTATTTGAGGCCCAACATCAAGAGGGGCAATATATCTGATGATGAAGAGGACTTGATACTTAGGCTTCATAGGCTACTTGGCAACAG GTGGTCTTTGATTGCTGGGAGGCTTCCGGGGCGAACAGACAATGAGATAAAGAATTACTGGAATTCTCATTTgagcaagaaaataaatcaaaaggaGAAAATACCTGAGTCTTCAGCCACACAAAAACCCATGCATCAGAAAACTTGTGACCTTGCTCAAGTGGACAGGGAGGGTGCTAGAGGAACTGGGAACTCTGAAATCAATTTTGATGTAAATGAGTTCTTTGACTTCACAACCGAAGGATCCTACGGTTTAGATTGGGTAAACAAGTTTCTCGAGCTTGACGAAGATCCTTGGCTCACCGAGAAAAGGTCAGCCTTGTAA